From Caulobacter segnis, a single genomic window includes:
- the cobA gene encoding uroporphyrinogen-III C-methyltransferase yields MAPRKAPPSKFGRKPGLVVVGGTRAKRALGAVWLVGAGPGDPDLLTFRAFNALRGADVVVHDGLVSDEILDLAPSRARRINVAKRKSRHTLPQDDINQLIVALALDGLNVVRLKGGDPFLFGRGGEELLACRAAGVACHVVPGVTAALAASAGAGAPLTHRGAAQAVTFVTGHAAHGDPDLDWTALARPNQTVVVYMGVSTAGLIAERLTAAGRAGSTPALIVENASRADERRVLTTLAGLARAAQDVKGPALLMVGESMSLADVTPVVAEDLSSMSLERSSRS; encoded by the coding sequence ATGGCCCCTCGCAAGGCGCCGCCCAGCAAGTTCGGCCGCAAGCCCGGTCTCGTCGTCGTCGGCGGGACGCGGGCCAAGCGCGCCCTGGGCGCGGTATGGCTGGTCGGGGCGGGCCCAGGCGATCCGGACCTGCTGACCTTTCGGGCCTTCAACGCCCTGCGCGGCGCCGATGTCGTGGTGCATGACGGCCTGGTCTCCGACGAGATCCTGGACCTGGCGCCCAGCCGCGCGCGCCGGATCAACGTGGCCAAGCGCAAGTCGCGCCACACCCTGCCGCAGGACGATATCAACCAGCTGATCGTGGCCCTGGCCCTGGATGGCCTCAACGTGGTGCGCCTGAAGGGTGGCGACCCGTTCCTGTTCGGCCGCGGCGGCGAAGAGCTGCTGGCCTGCCGCGCGGCGGGGGTCGCGTGCCACGTCGTGCCGGGCGTCACCGCCGCCCTGGCCGCCAGCGCCGGCGCCGGCGCGCCCCTGACCCATCGTGGCGCGGCCCAGGCCGTGACCTTCGTCACCGGCCACGCCGCCCACGGCGACCCGGATCTCGACTGGACCGCCCTGGCGCGTCCGAACCAGACCGTCGTCGTCTATATGGGCGTCTCGACCGCCGGCCTGATCGCCGAGCGCCTGACGGCGGCCGGCCGCGCGGGCTCGACCCCGGCCCTGATCGTAGAGAACGCCAGCCGCGCCGACGAGCGCCGCGTGCTCACCACCCTGGCGGGCTTGGCGCGCGCCGCGCAGGACGTTAAGGGGCCGGCGCTGCTGATGGTCGGCGAATCCATGTCGCTGGCCGACGTCACGCCGGTCGTCGCCGAAGATCTTTCGTCCATGTCCCTCGAGCGGAGTTCGCGCTCATGA
- a CDS encoding DUF2849 domain-containing protein, whose product MKAITANRLLDGDVVFWKSGQWVERFGDAQLFDEAEAADVEAAVATGKSQPTVVVDVYPIDLTPADGHWAPVSYRERIRALGPTNEPTHGKQAEGGDVVEALRHASGAARSTGRVDLIRRK is encoded by the coding sequence ATGAAAGCCATCACCGCCAATCGCCTGCTCGATGGCGACGTCGTGTTCTGGAAGTCCGGCCAGTGGGTCGAGCGCTTTGGGGACGCGCAGCTGTTCGACGAGGCCGAGGCCGCCGACGTCGAGGCCGCCGTCGCCACGGGCAAGAGCCAGCCGACCGTGGTGGTCGACGTCTATCCGATCGACCTGACCCCCGCCGACGGCCACTGGGCCCCGGTCAGCTATCGTGAACGCATCCGGGCCCTTGGCCCCACCAATGAACCCACCCACGGCAAGCAGGCCGAGGGCGGCGACGTCGTCGAGGCCTTGCGCCACGCCTCGGGCGCGGCGCGCTCGACCGGCCGCGTCGACCTGATCCGCCGCAAGTAG
- the gcvA gene encoding transcriptional regulator GcvA, with protein MERPNERRRLPPLNALRAFEAAARHLNFSRAADELSVTPGAVSQQIQNLEDYVGAALFKRTPKGLLLTDAAQTALPALREAFDRLAEAASLLTAAVDGRRLTLTAAPSFAAKWLVPRLGKFEQAHPQVDVWLSAGMEVVDFATGEVDMAIRYGSGRYPGLEVIRLMHETVVPVASPELLEANALERPEDLAHHILLHDGSPDADDSCPDWAMWLAARGIKGVDGARGPRFNQSSLVIEAAANGRGIALAKRTLAQADLDSGRLVIPFEASTAVDFAYYVVHPKAKGRLPQVKAFVNWLKAEADAHEAALQTLDNGAGI; from the coding sequence ATGGAAAGACCGAACGAGCGCCGTCGCCTGCCGCCCTTGAACGCCCTTCGCGCCTTCGAGGCCGCCGCGCGGCACCTGAACTTCAGCCGCGCCGCCGACGAGCTGTCGGTGACGCCCGGCGCCGTCAGCCAGCAGATCCAGAACCTCGAGGACTATGTTGGCGCGGCTCTGTTCAAGCGCACGCCCAAGGGCCTCCTGCTGACCGACGCGGCCCAGACCGCCCTGCCCGCTCTGCGCGAGGCCTTCGACCGGCTGGCCGAGGCCGCGTCCCTACTGACTGCCGCCGTCGACGGCCGCCGCCTGACCCTGACCGCCGCTCCCTCGTTCGCCGCCAAGTGGCTGGTGCCGCGCCTGGGCAAGTTCGAGCAGGCCCATCCTCAGGTCGACGTCTGGCTGTCGGCCGGCATGGAGGTCGTGGACTTCGCCACCGGCGAGGTCGACATGGCTATCCGCTACGGCTCGGGCCGCTATCCGGGGCTGGAAGTCATCCGCCTGATGCACGAGACCGTCGTGCCCGTCGCCAGCCCCGAACTGCTGGAAGCCAACGCCCTGGAACGCCCCGAGGACCTGGCCCACCACATCCTGCTGCACGACGGCTCGCCCGACGCCGACGACAGCTGCCCTGACTGGGCGATGTGGCTGGCGGCGCGCGGCATCAAGGGCGTCGACGGCGCCCGGGGGCCGCGCTTCAACCAGTCCAGCCTGGTCATCGAGGCCGCCGCCAACGGGCGCGGCATCGCCCTGGCCAAGCGCACCCTGGCCCAGGCCGACCTCGATTCCGGCCGCCTCGTGATCCCGTTCGAGGCCTCCACGGCGGTCGACTTCGCCTATTACGTCGTCCACCCCAAGGCCAAGGGCCGCCTGCCCCAGGTGAAAGCCTTCGTGAACTGGCTCAAGGCCGAGGCCGACGCCCACGAGGCGGCGCTTCAGACCCTGGACAACGGCGCCGGAATTTAA
- a CDS encoding ATP-binding protein, giving the protein MKAAPTLARRLSVSIAWMLAGAVAFIATASSGIDKLIELEIKSRIPARLVHAIDQLDRNEVPSNADMLALLKTMSHEQMRAVVLSYAGVALLSLIVIIVYVWLARRLGARFAAPIIAVADGAKKIGAGDFGHRIVPPPKLTRELQGLVDGFNAQAEALERSERRMRFQTASIAHELRTPLTVLSGYIQGALDGVFPRDDAHMRALLTQVNDLSRIIDDLRTVSLASTGALALEVADCDLAGETASVLHALASGFAAAGMRLEMELAPALVRADPARVRQMLRAVLENARRYAAEGGRLTVRTFVQDDECVLRIEDRGPGFPADHRAFEGFWRADLSRTRATGGSGLGLSVVKALADAHGGEVSISNRRNGGARIEIRFFARDEAVRLAVPRLAKLSA; this is encoded by the coding sequence GTGAAGGCCGCCCCCACCCTCGCTCGTCGCCTGAGCGTCTCCATCGCGTGGATGCTGGCCGGCGCGGTCGCCTTCATCGCCACCGCCTCGTCCGGCATCGACAAGCTGATCGAGCTGGAGATCAAGAGCCGCATCCCCGCGCGCCTGGTCCACGCTATCGACCAGCTGGACCGCAACGAGGTCCCGTCCAACGCCGACATGCTGGCGCTGCTCAAGACCATGTCGCACGAGCAGATGCGGGCCGTGGTGCTCAGCTATGCCGGCGTGGCGCTGCTGTCGCTGATCGTCATCATCGTCTACGTCTGGCTGGCTCGTCGCCTCGGCGCGCGCTTCGCCGCGCCCATCATCGCCGTGGCCGACGGGGCCAAGAAGATCGGCGCCGGAGACTTCGGCCACCGCATCGTCCCCCCGCCCAAGCTGACCCGCGAGTTGCAGGGCCTCGTCGACGGCTTCAACGCCCAGGCCGAGGCGCTGGAGCGATCCGAGCGGCGCATGCGCTTCCAGACCGCCTCGATCGCCCACGAGTTGCGCACGCCGCTGACGGTGCTGAGCGGCTACATACAAGGCGCGCTCGACGGCGTCTTCCCGCGCGACGACGCCCACATGCGGGCCCTGCTCACCCAGGTCAACGACCTGTCGCGGATCATCGACGACCTGCGCACGGTCAGTCTCGCCTCGACCGGCGCCCTGGCCCTGGAGGTCGCCGACTGCGACCTGGCCGGGGAGACCGCGTCGGTGCTGCACGCCCTGGCGTCGGGCTTCGCGGCGGCTGGCATGAGGCTGGAGATGGAGCTGGCCCCAGCCCTGGTTCGCGCCGACCCGGCCCGCGTCCGGCAGATGCTGCGGGCTGTACTGGAGAACGCCCGTCGCTACGCCGCCGAGGGCGGCCGGCTCACCGTTCGCACCTTTGTTCAGGACGACGAGTGCGTCCTGCGGATCGAGGATCGTGGCCCCGGCTTCCCGGCCGACCATCGCGCCTTCGAGGGCTTCTGGCGCGCGGACCTGTCCCGCACGCGGGCCACGGGCGGATCGGGCCTGGGCCTGTCGGTGGTCAAGGCGCTGGCCGACGCGCACGGCGGCGAGGTCAGCATCAGCAACCGTCGCAACGGCGGGGCGCGCATCGAAATCCGGTTCTTCGCGCGGGACGAGGCCGTGCGCCTCGCCGTTCCGCGCCTGGCCAAACTCTCGGCCTAG
- a CDS encoding TIGR00266 family protein, producing the protein MPPSPWSHQRSAGVADDIDFEIKGEELQFVEIELDPGESAVAEAGAFVWKDASVQMTTVFGDGSAEQGGFMGKLLGAGKRLVTGESLFTTVFTHTGQGKARVAFASPTPGSILPLNLGQLGGTLICQKDSFLAAARGVSIGIAFQKRVMTGLFGGEGFIMQRLEGDGWVFVQMGGALVERELAPGEELHIDTGCVAAYTPSVDFDLVMAGGVKSVLFGGEGLFFARLRGPGKVWIQSLPFARLAGRMMQAAQGQGGNRGEGSILGRFGDMIDGN; encoded by the coding sequence ATGCCCCCCAGTCCCTGGAGCCACCAACGCAGCGCCGGCGTCGCCGACGACATTGATTTCGAGATCAAGGGCGAGGAGCTGCAGTTCGTCGAGATCGAGCTGGATCCCGGCGAGAGCGCCGTGGCCGAGGCCGGCGCCTTCGTTTGGAAGGACGCCAGTGTCCAGATGACCACCGTCTTCGGCGACGGCTCGGCCGAGCAGGGCGGCTTCATGGGCAAGCTGCTGGGCGCGGGCAAGCGCCTGGTGACCGGCGAGAGCCTGTTCACGACCGTCTTCACCCATACCGGCCAGGGCAAGGCGCGTGTCGCCTTCGCCTCGCCGACGCCGGGCTCGATCCTGCCGCTGAACCTGGGTCAGCTGGGCGGGACGCTGATCTGCCAAAAGGACAGCTTCCTGGCGGCCGCGCGTGGCGTCTCGATCGGCATCGCGTTCCAGAAGCGGGTGATGACCGGCCTGTTCGGCGGCGAGGGCTTCATCATGCAGCGCCTGGAAGGCGACGGCTGGGTGTTCGTGCAGATGGGCGGCGCCCTGGTCGAGCGCGAACTGGCGCCCGGCGAGGAGCTGCACATCGATACCGGCTGCGTGGCGGCCTATACGCCGAGCGTCGACTTCGACCTGGTCATGGCCGGCGGCGTGAAGAGCGTGCTGTTCGGCGGCGAGGGGCTGTTCTTCGCGCGCCTGCGGGGACCGGGGAAGGTCTGGATCCAGTCCCTGCCATTCGCGCGCCTGGCCGGCCGCATGATGCAGGCCGCGCAAGGCCAGGGCGGCAATCGCGGCGAGGGTTCGATCCTGGGGCGGTTCGGCGACATGATCGACGGGAACTGA
- a CDS encoding phosphoadenylyl-sulfate reductase yields the protein MAYDQTSATVPGLAARLDAELRDAHPLTILRAAYAQFGDKLALVSSFGAESAVLLHLVSQVSPSIPVLFLDTGMLFGQTLDYRKTLASRFALTDVRDLRPAFTDLATQDPNSDLWRTSVDGCCNIRKVLPLDRALSGFDGWITGRKRFHGGDRLSLPVVEEAEGKIKFNPLANWGKAELDAYVAEHQLPAHPLVAQGYASIGCWPCTQPSDDGRSGRWQGQEKTECGIHVARAPGVASNVGGDI from the coding sequence ATGGCCTACGACCAGACCAGCGCCACGGTTCCGGGCTTGGCGGCGCGGCTCGACGCCGAGCTTCGCGACGCCCATCCGCTGACCATCTTGCGCGCGGCCTATGCGCAGTTCGGCGACAAGCTGGCCCTGGTCTCGTCATTCGGCGCGGAGTCGGCCGTGCTGCTGCACCTGGTCTCGCAGGTGTCGCCCAGCATTCCGGTGTTGTTCCTGGACACCGGCATGCTGTTCGGCCAGACGCTGGACTACCGCAAGACCCTGGCCTCTCGCTTCGCCCTGACCGACGTGCGCGACCTGCGCCCGGCCTTCACGGACCTGGCGACCCAGGACCCGAACTCCGACCTGTGGCGCACCAGCGTCGACGGCTGCTGCAACATCCGCAAGGTGCTGCCGCTGGACCGCGCCCTGAGCGGCTTCGACGGCTGGATCACCGGCCGCAAGCGCTTCCACGGCGGCGATCGCCTGAGCCTGCCGGTGGTCGAGGAGGCCGAGGGCAAGATCAAGTTCAACCCGCTGGCCAATTGGGGCAAGGCCGAGCTGGACGCCTATGTCGCCGAGCACCAGCTGCCGGCTCACCCGCTGGTAGCCCAGGGCTACGCCTCGATTGGCTGCTGGCCCTGCACCCAGCCGTCGGACGACGGCCGCTCGGGTCGCTGGCAGGGCCAGGAAAAGACCGAGTGCGGCATCCACGTCGCGCGGGCTCCCGGCGTGGCGTCGAACGTCGGCGGAGATATCTAG
- a CDS encoding DUF934 domain-containing protein gives MPKLIELADGEARWADDAFVHVIDEDAIPETGDVILSLTRFEAEGDALLSSNSRRVGVRIESDQEVEVLAYDLPRIAVVALAFPKYRDGRAYTSARLLRERFKYEGQIRAVGDVLQEQAGFMVRCGFDAFEPNDGATPEAWTKAASRFRHVYQRAADDRVVAFEERAS, from the coding sequence ATGCCCAAGCTGATTGAGCTGGCTGACGGCGAGGCCCGCTGGGCCGACGACGCCTTCGTCCATGTCATCGACGAGGACGCCATCCCGGAAACGGGCGACGTGATCCTGTCCCTTACCCGCTTCGAGGCCGAGGGTGACGCCCTGCTGTCGTCGAACAGCCGCCGGGTGGGCGTGCGCATCGAGTCCGACCAGGAGGTCGAGGTCCTGGCCTATGACCTGCCGCGCATCGCGGTGGTGGCCCTGGCCTTCCCGAAGTACCGCGATGGCCGGGCCTACACCTCGGCCCGCCTGCTGCGCGAGCGGTTCAAGTACGAAGGCCAGATCCGCGCGGTGGGCGACGTCCTGCAGGAGCAGGCCGGCTTCATGGTCCGCTGTGGCTTCGACGCCTTCGAGCCGAATGACGGCGCAACGCCCGAGGCCTGGACCAAGGCCGCCAGCCGCTTCCGCCACGTCTATCAGCGCGCCGCGGACGACCGCGTGGTCGCGTTCGAGGAAAGGGCCTCCTGA
- a CDS encoding nitrite/sulfite reductase — MYQYDVIDKEFLVDRSNEFRGQVARRLSGELTEDQFKPLRLMNGLYLQLHAYMLRIAVPYGSLNPTQVRRLAEIARDYDKGYGHFTTRQNIQFNWIKLKDAPDILDKLAEVDLHAIQTSGNCIRNTTSDPYAGATAEEIDDPRVWSEVIRQWSTLHPEFSFLPRKFKIAITASAKDRTAAKVHDIGLLLRQGRDGTHGFEVIVGGGQGRTPYVGPTIKQFLPTDRLLSYLEAVLRVYNRHGRRDNIYKARIKILVAALGAEEFAKQVEEEWSKIDAARADLPVAELARIRASFAKTPFETLPARSEAFELAKANDSAFARFVRNNVRAHKQPGYAIVEISLKAQEQTPGDATAEQLEVAADLAERFGFNDLRVTHAQNLVLPHVKLDDLPTVFAALQAAGLATPNIDLISDIIACPGLDYCALANARAIPIAQDIARQFADPDRAEEVGELKIKISGCINACGHHHVAHIGVLGVDKKGEEFYQLSLGGSGAEDASIGKILGPALPADKVATAVDQLVGAYLTVRADGERFLDTYRRVGLEPFKEAVYAQAD; from the coding sequence ATGTACCAGTACGACGTCATCGACAAAGAATTCCTCGTCGACCGCTCGAACGAGTTTCGGGGACAGGTCGCCCGGCGCCTGTCCGGCGAGCTGACCGAGGACCAGTTCAAGCCGCTGCGGCTGATGAATGGTCTCTATCTGCAGCTGCACGCCTACATGCTGCGGATCGCCGTGCCGTACGGCTCGCTGAATCCCACCCAGGTCCGCCGTCTCGCCGAGATCGCCCGCGACTACGACAAGGGCTACGGCCACTTCACCACGCGCCAGAACATCCAGTTCAACTGGATCAAGCTGAAGGACGCGCCGGACATCCTGGACAAGCTGGCCGAGGTGGACCTGCACGCCATCCAGACCAGCGGTAACTGCATCCGCAACACCACCTCCGACCCCTATGCCGGCGCGACGGCCGAGGAGATCGACGATCCGCGCGTGTGGTCGGAAGTGATCCGCCAGTGGTCGACCCTGCACCCGGAATTCTCGTTCCTGCCGCGCAAGTTCAAGATCGCCATCACCGCCTCGGCCAAGGATCGCACGGCGGCCAAGGTGCACGACATCGGCCTCTTGCTGCGCCAGGGCCGCGACGGGACGCATGGCTTCGAGGTGATCGTCGGCGGCGGCCAGGGGCGCACGCCCTATGTCGGCCCGACCATCAAGCAGTTCCTGCCGACCGACCGTCTGCTGAGCTATCTGGAAGCCGTCCTGCGCGTCTACAATCGCCACGGTCGCCGCGACAACATCTACAAGGCTCGCATCAAGATCCTGGTCGCGGCTCTCGGCGCCGAGGAGTTCGCCAAGCAGGTCGAGGAAGAGTGGAGCAAGATCGACGCCGCCCGCGCCGACCTGCCCGTCGCCGAGCTGGCCCGCATCCGCGCGTCGTTCGCCAAGACCCCGTTCGAGACCCTGCCGGCCCGCTCCGAAGCGTTCGAGCTGGCCAAGGCCAATGACAGCGCGTTCGCCCGCTTCGTCCGCAACAACGTCCGCGCCCACAAGCAGCCGGGCTATGCGATCGTCGAGATCTCGCTGAAGGCCCAGGAGCAGACGCCGGGCGACGCCACGGCCGAGCAGCTGGAGGTCGCCGCGGATCTGGCCGAGCGCTTCGGCTTCAACGACCTGCGCGTCACCCACGCCCAGAACCTGGTCCTGCCGCACGTCAAGCTGGACGATCTGCCGACCGTGTTCGCGGCCCTGCAGGCGGCGGGCCTTGCTACGCCGAACATCGACCTGATCAGCGACATCATCGCCTGCCCGGGCCTGGACTACTGCGCTCTTGCGAATGCGCGCGCCATCCCGATCGCCCAGGACATCGCTCGCCAGTTCGCTGATCCCGATCGCGCCGAAGAGGTCGGGGAGCTGAAGATCAAGATCAGCGGCTGCATCAACGCCTGCGGTCACCACCACGTGGCCCACATCGGTGTCCTGGGCGTCGATAAGAAGGGCGAGGAATTCTACCAGCTGTCGCTGGGTGGTTCGGGCGCGGAAGACGCCTCGATCGGCAAGATCCTGGGTCCCGCGCTGCCGGCCGACAAGGTCGCCACCGCCGTCGACCAACTGGTCGGCGCCTATCTGACCGTCCGCGCCGACGGCGAGCGCTTCCTCGACACCTATCGCCGCGTCGGCCTCGAGCCCTTCAAGGAGGCTGTCTATGCCCAAGCTGATTGA
- a CDS encoding chorismate mutase: MKTTTLTVDERLAPVDCQTMVDVRRGVDALDRALVQLLTERQGYMDAAARIKADRSKVFDRARIEDVVDKVKAAARASGLSEAIAEPVWRTLIDRCIAYEYDSWDKTKG; the protein is encoded by the coding sequence ATGAAAACGACGACTCTCACGGTCGACGAGCGGCTCGCTCCCGTCGACTGCCAGACCATGGTCGATGTGCGCCGGGGCGTTGACGCCCTGGACCGGGCCCTGGTCCAGTTGCTGACCGAGCGTCAGGGCTACATGGACGCCGCCGCCCGCATCAAGGCCGACCGCTCCAAGGTGTTCGACCGCGCGCGGATCGAGGACGTGGTCGACAAGGTCAAGGCCGCCGCGCGCGCTTCGGGTCTCTCGGAAGCCATCGCCGAACCGGTCTGGCGCACGCTGATCGACCGCTGCATCGCGTACGAGTACGACAGCTGGGACAAGACCAAGGGGTAA
- a CDS encoding TonB-dependent receptor, with amino-acid sequence MIHTRTTFALRAALMASCAALAVGSAAHARQAAPASTEQKPEAETVEAVVVTGFRQAYANAIATKRETLEISDGISSDGLGRFPDLNVGEAIQRIPGVQINREAGSRNATISLRGLPGSFARTTLNGGAFADPILNGSTPLGAFNSDIFTAINVIKSPSASNLAGGLSGNVDLRINPALARKDGGFAKLSYEYNDLGNLGSPLASLGYNKHLTDDLAVFGVVAWKDEKFRRDSITVNSWGNRLGGIQLGNQAAVVDAQGKYIPGANPGYDAMQAALPDSYKAQFAPGLAPLYYPSQTRQLVKFNRGSTLSAATGFEWRITDEWKFGANGFITKRKLDEATNNLLYIDAGPGNNSFTGLTATSAVAKITNLGAPYIVQTPNGPRAYVNSFKAENINTFDSVRSEPAGNQTWAINPSLEFKNDDWKATANLTVSRAKAYANQIEFDVVQNPYRNLGPAGLNGIVATVNTGGANLGDYTATLITPHATHLPSGGFLIPATPTAPTQAGAQMPGQSATTAADRFGITGTSGQADNVLDAFQLDFERDLGGFVNALQFGGRAEHNKFTSSGSRNTALGAQTQNITPDMASPLSYARDFFGGQAPGATSNWMNVDVARILKAITPVNTTLRNTATNPNGLPDQFLLGAPGVFLTPYGVVNNYTDGNYWNNNFSNQNDVFSAYLAAKFKGELFSVPVRGTVGARYEYTEQKIVALNCKNCTTALSNQTGAINHSLSTTTTKNSFDYWLPSAIIMADLRDDLVFRAAAYRTYVRPQPRDNVPTTFVQVPVDVNPPVDPVYTVTLGATDIKPYTADSYDMSLEWYNRPGGLISIAAYRKEIKGYIGPITDQSILCPANGKIPGVDVDLGALRIDTSAGTPRCVSSNKFVGAAGVNAPLVEARVNVSGKTNQSPMTVTGLEFNIQQNLDFLPGFWKNFGGAFNYSYTKIDGKDTAGNKITLPSVSKNNLNVIGYYEAKWGGVRLVYNWRDKYDLAAGNSFVGDARTVKARSQLDASASFNLTESLTVSVDAFNLTDAQRAEYENDPMLPRFIDYDGRTYQVTMRAKF; translated from the coding sequence ATGATCCACACACGCACCACCTTTGCGCTTCGCGCCGCCTTGATGGCGTCCTGCGCGGCCCTGGCCGTCGGCTCGGCCGCCCATGCGCGCCAAGCCGCGCCCGCCTCGACCGAACAGAAGCCGGAAGCCGAAACCGTGGAGGCCGTCGTCGTCACCGGCTTCCGCCAGGCCTACGCCAACGCCATCGCGACCAAGCGCGAGACGCTGGAAATCTCGGACGGCATCTCGTCGGATGGTCTTGGCCGCTTCCCCGACCTGAACGTCGGCGAAGCCATCCAGCGAATCCCGGGCGTGCAGATCAACCGCGAGGCCGGCAGCCGCAACGCCACGATCAGCCTGCGCGGCCTGCCGGGCAGCTTCGCCCGCACCACCTTGAACGGCGGCGCCTTCGCCGACCCGATCCTGAATGGCTCGACTCCGCTGGGCGCGTTCAACTCCGACATTTTCACCGCGATCAACGTGATCAAGTCGCCGTCCGCCTCGAACTTGGCCGGCGGCCTGTCGGGCAATGTCGATCTGCGCATCAATCCGGCACTGGCGCGCAAGGACGGCGGCTTCGCCAAGCTCTCTTATGAGTACAATGACCTGGGCAACCTCGGCAGCCCGCTGGCCTCGCTGGGCTACAACAAGCACCTGACCGACGACCTGGCCGTGTTCGGCGTCGTGGCCTGGAAGGACGAGAAGTTCCGCCGCGACTCGATCACCGTGAACTCGTGGGGCAATCGCCTGGGCGGCATCCAGCTGGGCAACCAGGCCGCCGTCGTGGACGCGCAAGGCAAGTACATCCCCGGCGCCAATCCCGGCTACGACGCCATGCAGGCCGCGCTGCCGGACAGCTACAAGGCCCAGTTCGCGCCCGGCCTGGCCCCGCTCTACTACCCCAGCCAGACCCGCCAACTGGTGAAGTTCAACCGCGGCAGCACGCTGTCGGCGGCGACCGGCTTCGAGTGGCGCATCACCGACGAGTGGAAGTTCGGCGCCAACGGCTTCATCACCAAGCGCAAGCTGGATGAGGCCACCAACAACCTGCTCTATATCGACGCCGGTCCGGGCAACAACAGCTTCACCGGCCTGACGGCCACCTCGGCCGTCGCCAAGATCACCAACCTGGGCGCGCCCTATATCGTCCAGACGCCGAACGGCCCACGCGCCTACGTCAACAGCTTCAAGGCCGAGAACATCAACACGTTCGACTCGGTCCGCTCCGAGCCGGCCGGAAACCAGACCTGGGCCATCAACCCCAGCCTGGAGTTCAAGAACGACGACTGGAAGGCCACCGCCAACCTGACTGTGTCGCGCGCCAAGGCCTACGCCAACCAGATCGAGTTCGACGTCGTCCAAAACCCCTATCGCAACCTCGGCCCGGCCGGGCTGAACGGGATCGTGGCCACGGTGAACACCGGCGGCGCCAACCTCGGCGACTACACCGCGACCCTGATCACCCCGCACGCCACCCACCTGCCGTCGGGCGGCTTCCTGATCCCGGCCACGCCGACCGCTCCGACCCAGGCCGGCGCCCAGATGCCGGGCCAGAGCGCCACGACCGCCGCCGACCGTTTCGGCATCACGGGCACCAGTGGTCAGGCCGACAACGTCCTCGACGCGTTCCAGCTCGACTTCGAGCGCGATCTGGGCGGCTTCGTGAACGCGCTGCAGTTCGGCGGTCGCGCCGAGCACAACAAGTTCACCTCCAGCGGCTCGCGCAACACCGCCCTGGGCGCCCAGACCCAGAACATCACCCCGGACATGGCCTCGCCACTGTCGTATGCCCGCGACTTCTTCGGCGGCCAGGCGCCCGGCGCCACGTCCAACTGGATGAACGTCGATGTCGCCCGCATCCTGAAGGCGATCACCCCGGTCAACACGACCCTGCGGAATACGGCCACCAATCCGAACGGCCTGCCCGACCAGTTCCTGCTGGGGGCGCCGGGCGTGTTCCTGACCCCGTACGGCGTCGTGAACAACTACACGGACGGCAACTATTGGAACAACAACTTCAGCAACCAGAACGATGTCTTCTCGGCGTACCTGGCGGCCAAGTTCAAGGGCGAGTTGTTCAGCGTCCCGGTCCGCGGCACGGTCGGCGCGCGCTATGAATATACAGAGCAGAAGATCGTCGCGCTGAACTGTAAGAACTGCACCACCGCGCTGTCGAACCAGACCGGCGCGATCAACCACTCGCTGTCCACCACGACGACCAAGAACAGCTTCGACTATTGGCTGCCGTCGGCGATTATCATGGCCGACCTGCGGGACGACCTGGTGTTCCGGGCCGCCGCCTACCGCACCTATGTCCGGCCGCAACCGCGCGACAACGTGCCGACCACCTTCGTTCAGGTTCCAGTCGACGTGAACCCGCCGGTCGACCCGGTCTATACGGTCACGCTGGGGGCCACGGACATCAAGCCCTACACCGCCGACTCGTATGACATGTCGCTGGAGTGGTACAATCGCCCCGGCGGCCTGATCTCGATCGCGGCCTACCGCAAGGAGATCAAGGGCTACATTGGCCCGATCACCGACCAGTCGATCCTCTGCCCGGCCAACGGCAAGATCCCTGGCGTCGATGTCGACCTGGGCGCCCTGCGCATCGACACCTCGGCCGGCACGCCGCGCTGCGTCAGTTCGAACAAGTTCGTCGGCGCCGCCGGCGTCAACGCGCCGCTGGTCGAAGCCCGCGTCAATGTCAGCGGCAAGACCAACCAGTCGCCGATGACCGTCACCGGGCTGGAATTCAACATCCAGCAGAACCTGGATTTCCTGCCGGGCTTCTGGAAGAACTTCGGCGGCGCGTTCAACTATTCGTATACGAAGATCGACGGCAAGGACACGGCCGGCAACAAGATCACCCTGCCCAGCGTGTCGAAGAACAATCTCAACGTCATCGGCTACTACGAAGCCAAGTGGGGTGGCGTCCGTCTGGTCTACAACTGGCGTGACAAGTACGACCTGGCCGCCGGCAACTCGTTCGTCGGCGACGCCCGCACGGTCAAGGCCCGCAGCCAGCTGGACGCCTCGGCCTCGTTCAACCTCACCGAAAGCCTCACGGTCTCGGTCGACGCCTTCAACCTGACCGACGCCCAGCGCGCGGAATACGAAAACGACCCGATGCTGCCGCGCTTCATCGACTACGACGGCCGCACCTATCAGGTGACCATGCGCGCCAAGTTCTAG